The genomic interval TGCAGGGAGAGCACCTGGGTGGTCGGGACTGGGATCCTGGGAGGTGGTGCCGGCACAGGGAAGGGAGGGCAGGAAAGAGCTGGGACAGACCTGGCCCGGGCCCGAGTGTCGTTGTAAATAGCTGTGATGATTCGATCCTTCTCATCCATGAAGCTACGATGCAACTGCTCCAGCTTCCTGCAAAGGGATTACAAAGAACACTGGGACCACCAATCTCTGCTGTCCCCCAAGTCTCacttccctcccctccactccAGGGTCTCACAGCTTTACACCTGTGGGGACCGCAGCCGAACTGCCAGTGCTAGGTGAGGAGACATAGAGTGGTCGGGACTTGTCCAGGGTCTCATGGCGACCCAGGTCCCTGACTGTCATGACAGCAGCTCTGAATGTCAGAGAGATCCTTGAAAGAGACTAGAAAGGTTTGTTCTAACTCGATCACTGAACTAGGCACACTGCTAGCAGTGGGCACCAGCCTTTAGGTGTCTCTACTGTTGAAGCTCAGTGGCATGGCATGCACGAGAGGGTGGCAGGAATGAATGAGGGCAGTTGCTGGTAAGGCCCAGCTTGACCCATTTCCTTCTTGTGCAGGCTTTCTGGTTGGCTCCAGCACTCTGGTGATTAGCAccaaaaatttaaattcaaatgaTAAAAAACTGAAATGACATGAGCTCTTAGTGCACAGCTGCCTTTGCCAAGTCAGAAGGGGCTCTGGAGGAGACCAATTTCATGCAGTTCTTAGCTTGGGACACACAAGGGTGCAGGTCACAGGGGTGGCGTGGTTAGGTACCTGACGCTGGGCTTCGCCCAccctcctgccccctgcccatCGCCCTAGGGAGACACGCACCTGAAGGCGACGTAGTGCAGGCCCATGCCGGCCAGCATGATCAGGAGGCAGTACCCCAGCACTCGCCGGTTgtgtttgtgctgctgctgcctggACTCTGGCCCCTGAGGCCTCACTTTATGAAACTGGGCCCAATATTTTTCATTGGGGGGTGCCCCAGAACTGCTTGGAGGAAGAAGAAGGGACAGTGTAAGGATGAGCCCATCCAGACAGGCCTCCTGGCTCCTGCTCCCCAGCCTTGTCTCACCCCTCCACTCCCCTCATCTCCCTTTTCACGCCCCGTCCCGGGACCCATGAGCTGGGGGCTGGACTACTGTACCTGTGTGCCTGGTGAGCAGACCTGGTGTGGGCTGTGGTTCCTGGAGACTTTGGGGAAGCTGCCGAGCGGAGCTGGTGGTCATAGCTGCGGCGACTCTGCTCACGGCTCAGCACTTGGTATGCTTCACTCAGCTCCACAAAGCGACTGTGCAGGGCTGGGTTCCCGGGGTCCCGGTCAGGGTGCAGCTGGGGTGGAGCAAGACTCCCCTCATCTCCCTTTCCATGCCCCTTCCCGGGACCCATCCTGATAATGTCCATTGTCAAGGGCTCATGTCATTCCCAGAGGCCCTTCCTGGGGAGTGACCCTCACTCTCAGGCCTGCCCATCCCTGTAAACCACCACAGAGTCAGGAAGCACAGACTTCTGCCTCCTCCCCTTGTGTAAGTCCTTCCCACCTGCTGCCTGGCTCTCACTGTAAGTCCTGGATCCAGCTTTCTCAAGAGCAGGCAGGCCAAGAGAACCAAGCCCAGCCCATCAGACAGGCCTGGCTCCTGCCCCCTAGCCTTTCCTCCTACATGGGCAGATCTCTCCCCATGGGGCACCTCCCCCAACCTGTGAATGCTGAGGGAATGTGCACCAGCCAGAGTGAGCTTCTCAGCTCCATTTCTGAGAATTTGAAGCATACCCCATCTGGCTCAGACTTCCCTTCCCCCTCTCC from Bos indicus x Bos taurus breed Angus x Brahman F1 hybrid chromosome 29, Bos_hybrid_MaternalHap_v2.0, whole genome shotgun sequence carries:
- the DNAJC4 gene encoding dnaJ homolog subfamily C member 4 isoform X1 — its product is MLPLRLCRLWPLNPPLWFFAAAARQRSGPSNYYELLGVQPGASTEEVKRAFFSKSKELHPDRDPGNPALHSRFVELSEAYQVLSREQSRRSYDHQLRSAASPKSPGTTAHTRSAHQAHSSSGAPPNEKYWAQFHKVRPQGPESRQQQHKHNRRVLGYCLLIMLAGMGLHYVAFRKLEQLHRSFMDEKDRIITAIYNDTRARARANRARLLQEQRQRQQLQSPPGPPQGPGIVRPGP
- the DNAJC4 gene encoding dnaJ homolog subfamily C member 4 isoform X2, which produces MLPLRLCRLWPLNPPLWFFAAAARQRSGPSNYYELLGVQPGASTEEVKRAFFSKSKELHPDRDPGNPALHSRFVELSEAYQVLSREQSRRSYDHQLRSAASPKSPGTTAHTRSAHQAHSSGAPPNEKYWAQFHKVRPQGPESRQQQHKHNRRVLGYCLLIMLAGMGLHYVAFRKLEQLHRSFMDEKDRIITAIYNDTRARARANRARLLQEQRQRQQLQSPPGPPQGPGIVRPGP